The following coding sequences are from one Halictus rubicundus isolate RS-2024b chromosome 11, iyHalRubi1_principal, whole genome shotgun sequence window:
- the LOC143358838 gene encoding uncharacterized protein LOC143358838, with amino-acid sequence MGIHRQRAFIVNAVNNDLLVTAQLHVLDKEHHPTPCRTLIDTCATTNFITEDLARRLNIPRKKCSVPIGALNALTTIATHYVIATIRSKINDYERTLTFLVISKIASSIPDQPIDRSTIRIPKNIKMADPHFHRPASVDLLLGSGASLSLLSVGQINLSPPGGPDLYLQKTMLGWVIGGSPSASSATERTSCHATSTLQFDLARFWEIEEGPQVTHLSDSDKTCETHFQQHTTRNTDGRYIVALPFNHRITQLGESKSQALKRFYSLERKLQRDPTLRKEYHAVMNEYLDLGHMERIPENRDSSDGYYLPHHGVVKVTSETTKLRVVFDGSAATSTGTSLNDTLHTGPKLQDDLLYILLRFRIHRYVLTGDIEKMYRQFLVRDEDQKYQRILWRDTDGQIHTHQLKTVTFGLSAAPYLAIRCLTQLAHDEGHRFPHAAKIPLRDFYVDDALTGASTIEEVRALRDDLIQLLGLAGLNIRQWAANHEALLDGLSDQTINKKLHLGESSTLKTLGIVWNSSDDTISYEVKASPITSRITKRSIASEIAKIYDPLGLLGPVIIMAKILLQKIWTIKTDWDESLPMDIHTEWVQFYKQLPLLNNTMFHRRTILNSPIKTELHGFCDASEKAYGACLYVRSVDAHGHIHVELLIAKSKVAPLKTQSIPRLELCGALLLTSLVATAKRGLHVDIHSTTFWTDSTIVLHWLQTSPSTLKTFVANRVSEIQTRSNIVDWRHVSTLDNPADLISRGQGPEDFLRPSIWHHGPKWLREEEDIWPITELTPCSNIPEQKIATCLATTIPIDTSIFDNYSSWTKMQRIIARCLRWKKSNTERGSLTASELRNAHNLLIKLLQQLHFSKELRRLSDKNTDVGGKFQHLNPFVDKEGILRVGGRLKHSLVPFSQCHPIILPKSRVTTLIIEAEHRAQLHTGVQNTLYSIRRRYWLIDGRSQVWKAIKTCLRCLRAQPPTVNYIMGNLPSARVTEARPFTNTGVDYCGPFYIKERRHRNRNRIKVYVAVFVCLAVKAIHLELVSDLTTEAFIAALRRFIARRGFCVSLHSDNGTNFVGAQNKLKELRELLKSDDHNQKVQTFLADKSIEWNFIPPRAPHFGGLWEAAVRSFKYHLTRVAGTDLFTFEDLNTLIIEIESILNSRPLTPISTDPNDLLAITPGHFLIGDSLTSLRERDFTDTPTNRLSSWQHIQQIKQHFWNRWHREYLNELTRRSKWTKGSHAIKEGTIVLLKEDNVPPMQWVLGRVVKVYPGSDGIVRTVSVKTATSVLDRSVKRLAPLPHQSEDDDCNPMGPPSTGDAVPPTKQASG; translated from the coding sequence ATGGGGATACACCGGCAGAGAGCATTCATCGTGAACGCGGTTAATAATGACCTTCTGGTTACCGCGCAACTCCACGTGTTAGATAAGGAACACCATCCAACCCCTTGTCGAACACTGATCGATACATGCGCGACGACTAATTTTATAACAGAAGATCTCGCGAGAAGGCTCAATATACCGCGTAAGAAATGCTCAGTTCCCATTGGGGCCCTCAACGCGTTGACAACGATCGCCACTCATTACGTCATTGCAACCATCCGATCCAAGATCAACGATTACGAACGCACTCTCACATTCTTAGTCATTTCAAAAATCGCATCGAGCATTCCAGATCAACCCATTGACCGTTCAACCATACGTATTCCGAAGAACATTAAAATGGCAGATCCGCACTTTCATCGCCCAGCATCAGTTGATCTGCTTCTCGGCTCCGGAGCATCGTTATCGCTCTTGAGCGTCGGGCAAATCAATCTATCTCCTCCTGGTGGACCGGATTTGTACCTACAGAAAACCATGCTCGGGTGGGTCATTGGAGGTAGCCCTTCCGCCTCGTCCGCCACCGAACGCACATCGTGTCACGCAACCTCCACTCTCCAGTTCGACCTCGCACGGTTTTGGGAAATTGAAGAAGGTCCACAGGTCACACATTTATCGGATTCAGACAAAACCTGTGAGACGCACTTTCAACAACATACAACAAGGAACACTGACGGGCGATACATCGTAGCGCTCCCCTTCAATCATAGAATCACGCAACTGGGCGAATCAAAATCGCAAGCTTTAAAGCGATTTTATTCACTGGAGCGGAAGTTGCAACGTGACCCCACATTAAGAAAGGAGTATCACGCGGTCATGAATGAATACCTCGACCTTGGACACATGGAAAGGATTCCAGAAAATCGAGATTCATCCGACGGATACTACCTGCCCCACCATGGAGTTGTGAAGGTCACGAGCGAAACGACAAAACTTCGAGTCGTTTTCGACGGCTCTGCAGCCACGAGCACCGGGACCTCATTAAACGATACGCTCCATACTGGACCAAAGCTTCAGGACGATCTACTATACATTCTTCTCCGATTCCGTATTCACCGATACGTTCTCACCGGTGACATCGAGAAAATGTATAGACAGTTTTTAGTTCGCGATGAAGACCAGAAGTATCAACGCATACTGTGGCGCGATACTGACGGACAAATTCATACACATCAATTGAAAACCGTCACGTTCGGACTCTCGGCCGCCCCATACTTGGCCATTCGCTGTCTCACACAGCTAGCTCATGACGAAGGGCATCGTTTTCCTCATGCAGCTAAAATCCCACTCCGCGACTTCTACGTGGACGACGCACTCACCGGAGCATCAACGATCGAAGAAGTACGTGCGCTTCGTGACGATCTAATCCAATTGCTCGGATTAGCAGGCCTCAACATACGACAATGGGCTGCAAATCATGAAGCACTCTTAGATGGGTTATCGGACCAAACGATTAACAAGAAATTACATCTCGGCGAATCGTCTACGCTGAAAACCTTGGGAATCGTTTGGAATTCGTCAGATGACACCATTTCCTACGAGGTTAAAGCATCACCCATAACCTCGCGCATCACCAAGCGGTCCATCGCATCAGAGATCGCCAAGATCTATGATCCATTAGGCCTTCTTGGACCCGTCATCATCATGGCCAAGATTTTGTTACAGAAGATCTGGACCATCAAAACAGATTGGGACGAATCCTTGCCCATGGACATTCACACCGAGTGGGTCCAATTTTACAAACAACTGCCATTATTAAACAACACCATGTTCCATCGGAGAACCATCCTCAACTCTCCAATCAAGACGGAACTACATGGATTCTGCGATGCGAGCGAGAAGGCCTACGGAGCCTGTCTATATGTCCGTTCAGTAGACGCACACGGCCACATACATGTAGAGCTTCTCATAGCCAAGTCTAAGGTAGCACCATTGAAAACACAGTCCATTCCACGGCTTGAACTTTGCGGTGCCTTACTTTTGACCTCGTTGGTTGCCACAGCAAAAAGGGGATTACACGTGGATATACATAGCACCACATTTTGGACCGATTCCACCATAGTCCTTCATTGGCTGCAAACGTCACCGAGCACACTAAAAACATTCGTCGCGAACAGGGTATCTGAAATCCAGACAAGAAGCAATATCGTGGATTGGCGGCACGTATCAACACTGGACAATCCCGCGGACCTTATATCGCGAGGTCAAGGTCCAGAAGATTTCCTCCGGCCATCCATCTGGCATCATGGACCAAAGTGGTTACGAGAAGAAGAGGATATCTGGCCAATCACGGAACTAACACCTTGCAGCAATATTCCAGAACAAAAAATAGCAACATGTCTAGCCACAACAATACCCATCGATACTAGCATCTTTGACAATTACTCCTCATGGACCAAGATGCAACGAATTATCGCTCGTTGTCTGCGCTGGAAGAAATCAAATACCGAAAGAGGTAGCTTGACAGCATCAGAACTCAGGAATGCACACAATCTACTCATCAAACTTCTGCAACAGCTGCACTTCTCCAAAGAATTACGACGCCTCTCCGACAAAAACACCGACGTCGGGGGAAAATTCCAACACCTGAACCCGTTTGTGGACAAGGAAGGCATACTGCGAGTCGGGGGTCGACTCAAGCATTCATTGGTGCCATTTTCCCAATGTCACCCGATAATTCTGCCAAAATCACGCGTAACCACTCTCATCATAGAAGCAGAACATCGGGCACAATTACACACAGGCGTTCAAAATACGCTATACTCCATTAGACGCCGCTACTGGCTCATTGACGGTCGAAGCCAGGTATGGAAGGCCATAAAAACCTGCCTACGTTGTCTCCGAGCCCAACCACCAACCGTAAACTACATCATGGGTAATCTACCTTCAGCAAGGGTCACCGAAGCTCGCCCCTTTACAAACACCGGGGTCGATTATTGCGGGCCATTCTACATAAAGGAACGGCGacatcgaaatcgaaatcgtatTAAGGTTTATGTCGCAGTTTTCGTATGCCTCGCAGTTAAGGCCATTCATTTAGAGCTCGTGAGCGATCTTACAACCGAAGCATTCATAGCCGCGCTACGCAGATTTATTGCTCGTCGTGGGTTCTGTGTGAGCCTCCATTCAGACAATGGAACCAATTTCGTTGGGGCACAGAACAAATTGAAGGAATTGCGCGAACTTTTAAAATCGGACGACCACAACCAGAAGGTACAAACATTTCTCGCAGACAAGTCCATCGAGTGGAATTTTATCCCACCTCGCGCACCACACTTTGGCGGCCTATGGGAAGCGGCCGTAAGGTCGTTTAAATACCACTTAACCCGTGTCGCAGGTACTGATTTGTTCACATTCGAAGATCTAAACACCTTAATCATCGAAATAGAATCCATCCTAAACTCTCGTCCTCTCACTCCAATCTCCACGGACCCAAATGATCTCCTTGCCATAACCCCTGGTCATTTCCTTATTGGCGATTCTCTTACGAGCCTCCGCGAGCGAGATTTCACAGACACACCGACAAACCGTCTATCCAGTTGGCAGCATATTCAACAAATCAAACAGCATTTTTGGAATCGGTGGCATCGGGAATACTTGAACGAGTTGACCAGGCGCAGTAAATGGACCAAAGGCAGTCATGCAATCAAGGAGGGCACCATCGTTCTTCTGAAGGAAGACAACGTCCCCCCAATGCAATGGGTCTTAGGCAGGGTAGTCAAAGTTTACCCAGGCTCCGACGGCATTGTTCGCACCGTATCAGTTAAAACGGCTACGAGCGTGCTAGATCGGAGCGTGAAACGTCTCGCACCCTTGCCTCATCAATCCGAGGACGATGACTGCAACCCCATGGGTCCACCATCAACGGGAGATGCCGTACCGCCCACTAAACAAGCTAGTGGATAG